From Ochotona princeps isolate mOchPri1 chromosome X, mOchPri1.hap1, whole genome shotgun sequence, one genomic window encodes:
- the NEXMIF gene encoding neurite extension and migration factor isoform X1 — protein MDNQQDKAFVASTNGENTLINGVKENDSEDQDVAMKSFAALEAAAPVQPIPVVPKETLMYPRGLLPLPSKKPCMQSPPSPLGLIEAPEHAANSASVNAISLTSGVAKGLNTWSLPNECEKAPFAIMEPSGMSALNGDCLMQPSRTCLGCFMESKDAADPEPGISLKVSDLNRDYETCAVSDIGIQCINAGENMKYGEQLLSDQLLGFPLHKSRAGDRREAEKPDIDLEDPAQKSYYEALLLDKCNTEEALLANSNQDWGYFETFISESKIELLDLCSKNELSVNLFSEEDVDNYMFDDDESTLGSDVCSLKIRYESFQDNVRDKTTLLMQEDAQFNFFPSVFTTCPKRESKNGALKQSSDLSQFKIPDVSIIWGEEDKNLDKKKDKEEVQEDKGIEKKDGKDNGEKYALNKPCTGNEVGQFKNPKQGHIANSLETSGNFSDDSSFLEVSYDAMREIKDCSRYMARDTNSSSSSSQQNYGLRAKRKVRYSEDYLYDVDSLEGEKVNERKEWLPGGSKEEDDDEWCPKKRRKVARKEPPVIIKYIIINRFKGEKNMLVKLGKVDASETTVNLNENQLNKYAKLAPLKGFWQKKKKQRNNIDSIKTPLCQKQSFEPGSFEVSFLPPARKRKSKLGNRHRIQRISSMESSASSKQVSFCNDQRQGSNRKEEGGLKVTLKPAPLVAPSCANGSHLNEITGPDSVKVKTQDTELKGPERKVLNKIKFKSEARLKSKKIKAGQESKPVIQTSPLLEEQPSEANLKNEVVAGTSNSSSLSEIQESKVAKNPTFLPTTCSSEMPLSSANVATNIPVIPGGYLQTLLDASDLSNNTNISYFTHNSPEQNKSSLTPTEKPFVPLQPAQDCVLSSSSDSEMQQSSHNFKMESSNYGNVWPNKVSGPQEFLPEVSREITPTPSSEFGASQVVSMENNLTATTYNPICLSSGGSGCNKVLYASVQDTHIPSEDTYQLCHFNNGEICFPFQQGPLNTDDGRLFGFDSVVPLSVSSNNYCSLSLKSCEKEGDDDITDDFLAHCSPKLVIQQSIDEITPLKESTDLLDISNFTPDKFRHSSLSEMSPPDTPSLSPQITRCENIKTLGTLKGFQEAVPGSLGSKWDCSTLSQQVQVDDGYTLNNHQFQFHMFNDEDSVSLLPKTPCLSTFNDSSGQISTSNKVSKSRKKSSPGKNGALNQSLSQKNTRKKSPKANNKGTEKPPGKTSRQLPKSTKKGKYMAAINGEKMQIGIGRGGGQTNSMSSTGKTLTECIQHGGPMASMKVPNHKGLSGDWTLGKESGPGWNDMNMGTNTNSLLDDDQREFQEPSYILSNIASGMADVQRFMMASIEPLWEPMEQHGDPNTFYPPESNSLKLKTLKILAGTPQESKKKINSGSTGATKNHRSIKGVSKSNGKAAIGDPGRADMPGYNEDSRSAFFDKKYSNMSTLGNNGPTHKKLYRHKSSSKALRDDKSKGKRVEREQTHKDEAGTASFEKLRDFDYNL, from the exons ATGGATAACCAACAAGATAAGGCTTTTGTGGCCTCAACCAACGGAGAAAACACTCTGATTAATGGGGTCAAAGAAAATG aCTCAGAGGACCAGGATGTGGCAATGAAGTCATTTGCAGCTCTAGAAGCTGCTGCACCAGTCCAGCCTATACCAGTGGTACCAAAAGAGACCCTGATGTACCCCAGGGGTCTCCTGCCTCTGCCCTCTAAGAAGCCCTGTATGCAGAGCCCTCCCTCTCCTTTGGGCCTCATTGAAGCACCTGAACATGCCGCTAATAGTGCTTCTGTGAATGCCATCTCCCTAACATCTGGTGTTGCAAAAGGTCTGAACACATGGTCCCTGCCCAATGAGTGTGAGAAAGCTCCGTTTGCCATAATGGAGCCTTCAGGCATGTCAGCTCTGAATGGCGACTGTCTCATGCAGCCAAGCCGGACTTGCTTAGGCTGCTTCATGGAATCCAAGGATGCAGCAGATCCTGAGCCAGGGATCAGTCTAAAAGTTAGTGATCTAAATAGGGATTATGAAACATGTGCCGTCTCTGATATAGGGATTCAGTGCATTAATGCCGGAGAAAACATGAAATATGGAGAGCAGCTCCTCTCAGACCAGCTTCTGGGCTTCCCTCTGCATAAATCAAGGGCAGGAGATAGACGGGAAGCTGAGAAACCTGACATCGATTTGGAGGATCCAGCTCAGAAAAGTTATTATGAAGCATTGCTATTGGATAAATGTAATACAGAAGAAGCTTTGCTTGCAAATTCCAATCAGGACTGGGGTTACTTTGAGACTTTCATTAGTGAGAGTAAGATTGAACTGCTTGACCTCTGTTCCAAGAATGAGCTTTCTGTCAACCTGTTCTCTGAAGAAGATGTGGATAATTATATGTTTGATGATGATGAGTCAACACTGGGCAGTGATGTCTGCTCCCTGAAAATTCGCTATGAGTCTTTTCAGGACAATGTCCGAGACAAGACCACTCTTCTGATGCAGGAGGATGCCCAATTCAACTTTTTTCCAAGTGTCTTTACTACTTGCCCCAAGCGGGAATCTAAGAATGGGGCTCTGAAGCAAAGCAGTGATCTTTCTCAGTTCAAAATCCCTGATGTGAGCATCATCTGGGGTGAGGAGGATAAAAACTTGGacaagaagaaagacaaagaggaagtgcAAGAAGACAAAGGTATTGAGAAAAAAGATGGAAAGGATAATGGAGAAAAATATGCCTTAAACAAACCATGCACTGGAAATGAGGTAGGGCAATTTAAGAACCCAAAGCAGGGCCATATTGCTAATTCCTTAGAGACTTCAGGGAATTTCAGTGATGACAGTTCCTTCCTTGAGGTTTCATATGATGCCATGAGAGAAATAAAAGATTGTAGCCGCTATATGGCTCGGGACACTAActccagcagctcctcctcccagCAGAACTATGGACTACGAGCTAAGAGAAAAGTCAGATACAGTGAAGATTATCTATATGATGTTGACTCACTGGAAGGTGAGAAGGTAAACGAGAGGAAAGAATGGCTGCCAGGTGGTTCCAAAGAGGAAGATGATGATGAGTGGTGTcccaaaaagagaagaaaagtagCCCGTAAGGAGCCCCCTGTTATTATCAAATACATTATCATTAACCGCTTTAAAGGTGAAAAGAACATGCTGGTGAAGTTGGGTAAGGTGGATGCTAGTGAGACAACAGTAAATTTGAATGAGAATCAGCTCAACAAATATGCCAAGCTGGCACCCTTAAAAGGATTCtggcagaagaagaagaagcagcgaAACAACATAGACTCCATCAAGACACCTTTATGCCAAAAGCAGAGCTTTGAACCAGGTAGCTTTGAAGTGTCATTCCTGCCACCTGCTCGAAAACGAAAATCTAAACTTGGCAACAGACATAGAATTCAGAGAATTTCATCCATGGAATCTTCGGCAAGTAGTAAGCAGGTTTCATTTTGCAATGATCAGCGGCAAGGTAGTAATCGTAAGGAAGAGGGAGGCTTAAAAGTTACACTGAAGCCCGCCCCTCTGGTTGCTCCCAGCTGTGCAAATGGATCACATTTAAATGAAATTACAGGTCCTGACTCAGTGAAAGTCAAAACCCAAGACACAGAGTTGAAAGGACCAGAGAGGAAAGTGcttaacaaaattaaatttaaaagtgaAGCTAGATTAAAATCCAAGAAAATCAAAGCTGGGCAAGAAAGCAAACCAGTCATTCAAACAAGCCCCCTCTTGGAAGAACAACCCTCTGAGGCTAATTTAAAGAATGAGGTTGTTGCTGGGACCTCAAACAGTTCCAGTCTATCTGAAATTCAAGAATCAAAGGTTGCTAAGAATCCCACTTTCCTGCCAACCACTTGCTCTTCTGAAATGCCTCTATCATCTGCTAATGTTGCCACCAACATACCAGTTATCCCTGGAGGTTATCTGCAGACATTGTTAGATGCTTCTGACTTGTCAAATAATACTAATATCTCATACTTTACTCACAACTCCCCAGAGCAGAATAAAAGCAGCCTGACTCCAACAGAAAAGCCGTTTGTTCCTCTCCAGCCTGCTCAGGACTGTGTGCTCTCCTCATCCTCTGACTCTGAGATGCAGCAGTCATCTCATAACTTCaaaatggaatcaagcaactatGGAAATGTGTGGCCCAACAAAGTGTCTGGTCCACAAGAATTCTTGCCTGAAGTCTCAAGGGAGATAACTCCAACTCCATCTAGTGAATTTGGAGCCTCTCAAGTAGTCTCCATGGAAAATAACCTCACAGCTACAACATACAATCCAATCTGCCTCAGTAGTGGTGGCAGTGGTTGCAACAAGGTTCTGTATGCCTCTGTGCAAGACACCCATATCCCGTCAGAAGACACTTATCAGTTATGTCACTTCAATAATGGAGAGATCTGCTTTCCTTTCCAGCAGGGCCCACTCAACACTGATGATGGTCGGCTCTTTGGCTTTGATTCAGTGGTCCCACTCTCTGTCAGCTCAAACAACTATTGCTCATTAAGCTTAAAGTCCTGTGAAAAGGAAGGGGATGATGATATCACTGATGACTTCCTGGCCCATTGCAGCCCCAAGCTGGTGATCCAACAGAGCATTGATGAGATAACACCACTAAAGGAGTCCACTGATCTCCTGGATATCTCCAACTTCACTCCCGACAAATTCCGCCACTCTTCTCTCTCAGAGATGTCTCCACCTGAcacccccagtctttctcctcaaaTTACCAGATGTGAGAATATCAAGACACTGGGAACACTTAAGGGATTCCAAGAGGCTGTCCCAGGATCATTGGGCAGCAAGTGGGACTGTAGTACCCTTTCACAGCAGGTCCAAGTGGATGATGGATATACTTTAAATAACCATCAGTTTCAGTTTCATATGTTCAATGATGAAGATTCTGTCAGCCTGCTCCCCAAAACTCCTTGCCTATCAACGTTCAATGATTCATCTGGTCAAATTAGTACCAGCAACAAAGTGtcaaaatcaagaaagaaaagttCACCTGGCAAGAATGGGGCGCTAAACCAAAGCTTATCTCAGAAAAACACCAGGAAAAAATCTCCCAAAGCCAACAACAAAGGAACTGAAAAGCCACCTGGCAAAACCTCCCGTCAGCTCCCTAAGTCAACTAAGAAAGGGAAATACATGGCTGCCATCAATGGAGAGAAAATGCAAATTGGCATTGGCCGTGGAGGAGGTCAAACAAACAGCATGTCCTCAACTGGGAAGACATTGACTGAGTGTATCCAGCATGGAGGTCCTATGGCCTCTATGAAGGTCCCAAATCACAAGGGACTTTCCGGAGACTGGACACTGGGGAAGGAGAGTGGCCCAGGCTGGAATGACATGAACATGGGCACCAACACCAACAGTCTCCTGGATGATGACCAACGAGAATTTCAGGAACCTTCCTATATCTTGTCTAACATTGCCTCTGGTATGGCAGATGTTCAGAGATTCATGATGGCCTCTATAGAGCCCCTTTGGGAACCCATGGAACAACATGGCGACCCCAACACATTTTACCCTCCTGAGTCCAATAGCCTAAAATTAAAAACCCTGAAAATATTGGCTGGGACACCACAGGAATCTAAGAAAAAGATCAACAGTGGGTCCACAGGAGCCACTAAGAATCACAGGTCAATCAAGGGCGTGAGCAAAAgcaatgggaaagcagcaataggTGATCCTGGTCGTGCAGACATGCCTGGTTATAATGAGGACTCTCGCTCTGCTTTTTTTGATAAAAAGTATAGTAACATGAGCACTTTAGGCAATAACGGACCGACACACAAAAAGTTATACCGTCACAAATCCAGCTCCAAGGCCCTGAGAGATGACAAGTCTAAGGGAAAGCGTGTGGAACGAGAACAGACCCACAAGGATGAGGCTGGGACAGCTTCTTTTGAAAAACTAAG GGATTTTGACTACAATCTCTAA
- the NEXMIF gene encoding neurite extension and migration factor isoform X2, with amino-acid sequence MKSFAALEAAAPVQPIPVVPKETLMYPRGLLPLPSKKPCMQSPPSPLGLIEAPEHAANSASVNAISLTSGVAKGLNTWSLPNECEKAPFAIMEPSGMSALNGDCLMQPSRTCLGCFMESKDAADPEPGISLKVSDLNRDYETCAVSDIGIQCINAGENMKYGEQLLSDQLLGFPLHKSRAGDRREAEKPDIDLEDPAQKSYYEALLLDKCNTEEALLANSNQDWGYFETFISESKIELLDLCSKNELSVNLFSEEDVDNYMFDDDESTLGSDVCSLKIRYESFQDNVRDKTTLLMQEDAQFNFFPSVFTTCPKRESKNGALKQSSDLSQFKIPDVSIIWGEEDKNLDKKKDKEEVQEDKGIEKKDGKDNGEKYALNKPCTGNEVGQFKNPKQGHIANSLETSGNFSDDSSFLEVSYDAMREIKDCSRYMARDTNSSSSSSQQNYGLRAKRKVRYSEDYLYDVDSLEGEKVNERKEWLPGGSKEEDDDEWCPKKRRKVARKEPPVIIKYIIINRFKGEKNMLVKLGKVDASETTVNLNENQLNKYAKLAPLKGFWQKKKKQRNNIDSIKTPLCQKQSFEPGSFEVSFLPPARKRKSKLGNRHRIQRISSMESSASSKQVSFCNDQRQGSNRKEEGGLKVTLKPAPLVAPSCANGSHLNEITGPDSVKVKTQDTELKGPERKVLNKIKFKSEARLKSKKIKAGQESKPVIQTSPLLEEQPSEANLKNEVVAGTSNSSSLSEIQESKVAKNPTFLPTTCSSEMPLSSANVATNIPVIPGGYLQTLLDASDLSNNTNISYFTHNSPEQNKSSLTPTEKPFVPLQPAQDCVLSSSSDSEMQQSSHNFKMESSNYGNVWPNKVSGPQEFLPEVSREITPTPSSEFGASQVVSMENNLTATTYNPICLSSGGSGCNKVLYASVQDTHIPSEDTYQLCHFNNGEICFPFQQGPLNTDDGRLFGFDSVVPLSVSSNNYCSLSLKSCEKEGDDDITDDFLAHCSPKLVIQQSIDEITPLKESTDLLDISNFTPDKFRHSSLSEMSPPDTPSLSPQITRCENIKTLGTLKGFQEAVPGSLGSKWDCSTLSQQVQVDDGYTLNNHQFQFHMFNDEDSVSLLPKTPCLSTFNDSSGQISTSNKVSKSRKKSSPGKNGALNQSLSQKNTRKKSPKANNKGTEKPPGKTSRQLPKSTKKGKYMAAINGEKMQIGIGRGGGQTNSMSSTGKTLTECIQHGGPMASMKVPNHKGLSGDWTLGKESGPGWNDMNMGTNTNSLLDDDQREFQEPSYILSNIASGMADVQRFMMASIEPLWEPMEQHGDPNTFYPPESNSLKLKTLKILAGTPQESKKKINSGSTGATKNHRSIKGVSKSNGKAAIGDPGRADMPGYNEDSRSAFFDKKYSNMSTLGNNGPTHKKLYRHKSSSKALRDDKSKGKRVEREQTHKDEAGTASFEKLRDFDYNL; translated from the exons ATGAAGTCATTTGCAGCTCTAGAAGCTGCTGCACCAGTCCAGCCTATACCAGTGGTACCAAAAGAGACCCTGATGTACCCCAGGGGTCTCCTGCCTCTGCCCTCTAAGAAGCCCTGTATGCAGAGCCCTCCCTCTCCTTTGGGCCTCATTGAAGCACCTGAACATGCCGCTAATAGTGCTTCTGTGAATGCCATCTCCCTAACATCTGGTGTTGCAAAAGGTCTGAACACATGGTCCCTGCCCAATGAGTGTGAGAAAGCTCCGTTTGCCATAATGGAGCCTTCAGGCATGTCAGCTCTGAATGGCGACTGTCTCATGCAGCCAAGCCGGACTTGCTTAGGCTGCTTCATGGAATCCAAGGATGCAGCAGATCCTGAGCCAGGGATCAGTCTAAAAGTTAGTGATCTAAATAGGGATTATGAAACATGTGCCGTCTCTGATATAGGGATTCAGTGCATTAATGCCGGAGAAAACATGAAATATGGAGAGCAGCTCCTCTCAGACCAGCTTCTGGGCTTCCCTCTGCATAAATCAAGGGCAGGAGATAGACGGGAAGCTGAGAAACCTGACATCGATTTGGAGGATCCAGCTCAGAAAAGTTATTATGAAGCATTGCTATTGGATAAATGTAATACAGAAGAAGCTTTGCTTGCAAATTCCAATCAGGACTGGGGTTACTTTGAGACTTTCATTAGTGAGAGTAAGATTGAACTGCTTGACCTCTGTTCCAAGAATGAGCTTTCTGTCAACCTGTTCTCTGAAGAAGATGTGGATAATTATATGTTTGATGATGATGAGTCAACACTGGGCAGTGATGTCTGCTCCCTGAAAATTCGCTATGAGTCTTTTCAGGACAATGTCCGAGACAAGACCACTCTTCTGATGCAGGAGGATGCCCAATTCAACTTTTTTCCAAGTGTCTTTACTACTTGCCCCAAGCGGGAATCTAAGAATGGGGCTCTGAAGCAAAGCAGTGATCTTTCTCAGTTCAAAATCCCTGATGTGAGCATCATCTGGGGTGAGGAGGATAAAAACTTGGacaagaagaaagacaaagaggaagtgcAAGAAGACAAAGGTATTGAGAAAAAAGATGGAAAGGATAATGGAGAAAAATATGCCTTAAACAAACCATGCACTGGAAATGAGGTAGGGCAATTTAAGAACCCAAAGCAGGGCCATATTGCTAATTCCTTAGAGACTTCAGGGAATTTCAGTGATGACAGTTCCTTCCTTGAGGTTTCATATGATGCCATGAGAGAAATAAAAGATTGTAGCCGCTATATGGCTCGGGACACTAActccagcagctcctcctcccagCAGAACTATGGACTACGAGCTAAGAGAAAAGTCAGATACAGTGAAGATTATCTATATGATGTTGACTCACTGGAAGGTGAGAAGGTAAACGAGAGGAAAGAATGGCTGCCAGGTGGTTCCAAAGAGGAAGATGATGATGAGTGGTGTcccaaaaagagaagaaaagtagCCCGTAAGGAGCCCCCTGTTATTATCAAATACATTATCATTAACCGCTTTAAAGGTGAAAAGAACATGCTGGTGAAGTTGGGTAAGGTGGATGCTAGTGAGACAACAGTAAATTTGAATGAGAATCAGCTCAACAAATATGCCAAGCTGGCACCCTTAAAAGGATTCtggcagaagaagaagaagcagcgaAACAACATAGACTCCATCAAGACACCTTTATGCCAAAAGCAGAGCTTTGAACCAGGTAGCTTTGAAGTGTCATTCCTGCCACCTGCTCGAAAACGAAAATCTAAACTTGGCAACAGACATAGAATTCAGAGAATTTCATCCATGGAATCTTCGGCAAGTAGTAAGCAGGTTTCATTTTGCAATGATCAGCGGCAAGGTAGTAATCGTAAGGAAGAGGGAGGCTTAAAAGTTACACTGAAGCCCGCCCCTCTGGTTGCTCCCAGCTGTGCAAATGGATCACATTTAAATGAAATTACAGGTCCTGACTCAGTGAAAGTCAAAACCCAAGACACAGAGTTGAAAGGACCAGAGAGGAAAGTGcttaacaaaattaaatttaaaagtgaAGCTAGATTAAAATCCAAGAAAATCAAAGCTGGGCAAGAAAGCAAACCAGTCATTCAAACAAGCCCCCTCTTGGAAGAACAACCCTCTGAGGCTAATTTAAAGAATGAGGTTGTTGCTGGGACCTCAAACAGTTCCAGTCTATCTGAAATTCAAGAATCAAAGGTTGCTAAGAATCCCACTTTCCTGCCAACCACTTGCTCTTCTGAAATGCCTCTATCATCTGCTAATGTTGCCACCAACATACCAGTTATCCCTGGAGGTTATCTGCAGACATTGTTAGATGCTTCTGACTTGTCAAATAATACTAATATCTCATACTTTACTCACAACTCCCCAGAGCAGAATAAAAGCAGCCTGACTCCAACAGAAAAGCCGTTTGTTCCTCTCCAGCCTGCTCAGGACTGTGTGCTCTCCTCATCCTCTGACTCTGAGATGCAGCAGTCATCTCATAACTTCaaaatggaatcaagcaactatGGAAATGTGTGGCCCAACAAAGTGTCTGGTCCACAAGAATTCTTGCCTGAAGTCTCAAGGGAGATAACTCCAACTCCATCTAGTGAATTTGGAGCCTCTCAAGTAGTCTCCATGGAAAATAACCTCACAGCTACAACATACAATCCAATCTGCCTCAGTAGTGGTGGCAGTGGTTGCAACAAGGTTCTGTATGCCTCTGTGCAAGACACCCATATCCCGTCAGAAGACACTTATCAGTTATGTCACTTCAATAATGGAGAGATCTGCTTTCCTTTCCAGCAGGGCCCACTCAACACTGATGATGGTCGGCTCTTTGGCTTTGATTCAGTGGTCCCACTCTCTGTCAGCTCAAACAACTATTGCTCATTAAGCTTAAAGTCCTGTGAAAAGGAAGGGGATGATGATATCACTGATGACTTCCTGGCCCATTGCAGCCCCAAGCTGGTGATCCAACAGAGCATTGATGAGATAACACCACTAAAGGAGTCCACTGATCTCCTGGATATCTCCAACTTCACTCCCGACAAATTCCGCCACTCTTCTCTCTCAGAGATGTCTCCACCTGAcacccccagtctttctcctcaaaTTACCAGATGTGAGAATATCAAGACACTGGGAACACTTAAGGGATTCCAAGAGGCTGTCCCAGGATCATTGGGCAGCAAGTGGGACTGTAGTACCCTTTCACAGCAGGTCCAAGTGGATGATGGATATACTTTAAATAACCATCAGTTTCAGTTTCATATGTTCAATGATGAAGATTCTGTCAGCCTGCTCCCCAAAACTCCTTGCCTATCAACGTTCAATGATTCATCTGGTCAAATTAGTACCAGCAACAAAGTGtcaaaatcaagaaagaaaagttCACCTGGCAAGAATGGGGCGCTAAACCAAAGCTTATCTCAGAAAAACACCAGGAAAAAATCTCCCAAAGCCAACAACAAAGGAACTGAAAAGCCACCTGGCAAAACCTCCCGTCAGCTCCCTAAGTCAACTAAGAAAGGGAAATACATGGCTGCCATCAATGGAGAGAAAATGCAAATTGGCATTGGCCGTGGAGGAGGTCAAACAAACAGCATGTCCTCAACTGGGAAGACATTGACTGAGTGTATCCAGCATGGAGGTCCTATGGCCTCTATGAAGGTCCCAAATCACAAGGGACTTTCCGGAGACTGGACACTGGGGAAGGAGAGTGGCCCAGGCTGGAATGACATGAACATGGGCACCAACACCAACAGTCTCCTGGATGATGACCAACGAGAATTTCAGGAACCTTCCTATATCTTGTCTAACATTGCCTCTGGTATGGCAGATGTTCAGAGATTCATGATGGCCTCTATAGAGCCCCTTTGGGAACCCATGGAACAACATGGCGACCCCAACACATTTTACCCTCCTGAGTCCAATAGCCTAAAATTAAAAACCCTGAAAATATTGGCTGGGACACCACAGGAATCTAAGAAAAAGATCAACAGTGGGTCCACAGGAGCCACTAAGAATCACAGGTCAATCAAGGGCGTGAGCAAAAgcaatgggaaagcagcaataggTGATCCTGGTCGTGCAGACATGCCTGGTTATAATGAGGACTCTCGCTCTGCTTTTTTTGATAAAAAGTATAGTAACATGAGCACTTTAGGCAATAACGGACCGACACACAAAAAGTTATACCGTCACAAATCCAGCTCCAAGGCCCTGAGAGATGACAAGTCTAAGGGAAAGCGTGTGGAACGAGAACAGACCCACAAGGATGAGGCTGGGACAGCTTCTTTTGAAAAACTAAG GGATTTTGACTACAATCTCTAA